A single region of the Garra rufa chromosome 6, GarRuf1.0, whole genome shotgun sequence genome encodes:
- the pold4 gene encoding DNA polymerase delta subunit 4 — MTPKRGLITDTFKVVKKARRGGKRDKSPSPPVAEPEPPQLSEREKDLLELKKFDLDWKFGPCTGISRLQRWERAALHGLNPPQEIKDILLKESTDLEYTQSLWCDYPL; from the exons ATGACACCTAAGCGTGGACTCATAACCGACACCTTCAAGGTTGTAAAGAAGGCAAGGAGAGGTGGCAAGAGAGACAAGTCTCCTTCACCACCAGTAGCAg AGCCTGAGCCCCCACAACTGAGTGAAAGAGAAAAAGATCTACTAGAACTGAAGAAGTTCGACCTGGACTGGAAATTCGGACCATGCACAG ggaTCAGTCGACTGCAGAGATGGGAGAGGGCAGCACTGCATGGGCTGAATCCCCCGCAGGAGATTAAAGACATTTTACTGAAGGAGAGCACTGACCTGGAGTACACACAGAG TCTCTGGTGTGACTATCCCCTCTGA